In Saccharospirillaceae bacterium, the genomic window AGTCTTTGGGTGTGAATCTGCGATGTTCAAACACTGGCATGGTCTGACGCAGCTGCTGTATCTGGTGTTTGTCGATGGTAGCGATCGCCAGCCCGGGTTGCTCCTCCAGTTCGGTTAATACGCTACCCCAAGGATCAATAATCTGCGAATGGCCCCAGGTTTGGCGTTGCTGTGGCTGATCTAGAGGGTCATGCCAGCCACATTGGTTGGCTGCAATCACATAACACTGTTGTTCAATGGCCCGGGCGCGCAGCAAGCTTTGCCAATGGGCTTCGCCGGTTTTGTGGGTAAACGCAGCTGGCAGGGTAAAGATCTCCGCACCTTTTGCACGCATTTGCATAAATAATTGCGGGAAACGCAGATCGTAACAAATCGCCAGACCCACTTTGCCAACTGGCGTATCGACCACGACCACCTGATTTCCCGGAGCAAAGTGATCCGATTCTCGATAGCTGCCGTGGGCATCACCGACGTCAACGTCAAACAGGTGAATCTTGTTGTAGCGAGCTTTCAGGTCACCATGATTATCAAATACCAGGCAGGCAGAGCTGACTCTTGGGTCGCCATCGGGACTGGGCTGCGGGTACGCACCGGCAATCAGCCATAAATTGTATTGGTTTCCCCAGTTGGCAATGCGTTGGTACAGTGCTTCATCGTCGGCAATGGTGCGGTATTGTTTACCATCCAGGGTGGCAAACATCTCTGGGATCAGCGCCAGTTGCACACCTTGTTGCTGTGCCTGAGCTAACAAGGCTTCCACCTGGTTCAGGTTGGCATCAACGTCGTCACCGCTATTGATTTGAATGGCGGCTACTTTGGGGAGGGAATCAGTCATCATCAAGGCCAAAAATACTGAGGATTCGATCTTTAAAGCTGCGGGTTTCTTTTCCTTCGACTTCGTTATTAAACGCTTTGTCGATTTTTAAATCCGGTTCTTCCCAGCTCCCTTTGACCGTATAACTGGCACTGGTGAAGCGCTCCAGTTCATCCCCCACCAGTTTTTCAGAAACGTAAATAGCAGCGGCAACGGGCGGCGCTAAACCTGCCAGAACCGCAACCATTGGCAAGGTGCCGGTGACTGGAAAGGTTACTGCCAGCTTCATATCCAGTTGGTGACTCATCAGGTTGGTATTGCCCGACATCAGGAATTTGCCGCCGGGTCCCTCTAATGACAGAGGCTCTGTCAGGGTAAGGACACCGTCATTAATTCTGGTTTTGGCTTTCATCACATCAAATGCCAGGCCGGATTGATACAGGTCGGAGAAGTCGAGCTGTAAACGGCGGCTAATGGAGTTGAAGTTTAATGCTCCAAACGCTTTTAGTGCATCCGTTCCCTCGGCATTTACGGTACCTTTTTCCAGGCGCAGGCTGGTCAGACCATTGAGGGTTTCCAGGTTAAAATTCATGGGTGAGCCTTGCCAGTGGAGCTTGACGGCAGACTTCATTTTGTCGGCATTTACAATGTCCTTCTGGCGGAAGTCACGCAGTACTTTGCCGATGTTTTTGGAGCGTATCTGCAACGTGTCCAGATGGGTGCTGTGCAGTTCTCCTTGCTTACGCCAGTACACATCCCCGTCGATATTCATGCCTTTCATATTACTTTCATGCAGAGAGATATGTAGGCCATCGGACGCCGGACGCGAACTTACCTTCCAGCTGCCGAGGTTACGACTGCCAAGGTAGAACTCTTTCAGTTGCATATCCATCGGTGGGAAGTCTCGCGGATCGAGTGCTTGTAACGGATCGGATTGCTCAATATCGCCTTCAGCATTACTCTCAGCGTCGTCGTCGCTGAAAGGCATATGAATGTAATCCAGTTGCATATCGATTGGTTGATCATCAGCTTTGAGCGTAATCTGGCCTTTGGTCAGGTCGCTAGTGAGATTGAGTTGCCATTCGTTCCACTGCTGACTGGCGTCAATGGTTACTGGCCCCATGGGAACTCCCCAGGAGTCAACCGAGGCGATCTGCAGTTCAATTTTACGCAGCAGGTGATGGCTGGCAGGGCTTTGCTGCTGGTTGCTGGTGGCTTTGTCTGCGGTATCAAATGCCATACTGTCGGCGTTTTCCGCTGCTTCCTGGGTATTCAGGATACGGCGCAAATGTTGCCAGGTTGCCCACCATTCCCGCGCTTCTATCTCGCTGTCGATTTTACCGCGCACCGAAACCCCTTTATCACTCGGCAAAAACGGATCGTGGCCTCCCAGGTACACCTGACCACGATCGATCCCGTCCTCATCCAGGGCCAGGGCAGCTTTCAGCAGGCCGTCGTAGTTCATGTTGATACGTGTTTCGTTACCCGGAACAATTTTCAGGCTGAGGGGGCGGTGTTGTTCTGCGGTTTTGCCAACCGGATCAGGCAGGTTGATAACCGAGCCAACCAGGTCGGTATTCAAACTGAACTCGATGCCTCCGTGTTGCTTCGATTTCATCGATAGCGCGGCTTGATAATTCAGTTTTCCATTCAGCGGATCAAGCAGGAGTAGCGGTAGCCATTGCTTAAAGGGTTGCCATTGAGCATCGCCTTCTGCCAGTAGCATCATGTCAAAGCCGTCTGCGTAAGCATCCGATTCAATACCTGCGGTAAAATCGCCGCCAAATACGGAACCACTGATCTGATTGGCGGTAATACCGTGCTGACTGTTGAAGTTCAGTATGCCATTCAGCTTTTCCAGCTGCAGTTTCAGTTCACCGAGGTACAGATTGGCATCGGTAAAGTGGGCATCCAGGTTGATGTTCGGCTCACTGCCTTCCTCACCCAATGGCATATCCAGTACCATGCTGACATCCAGGCCACCGTCGGCCTGCCACTGATCGAAGGCATTCTTCACCACCTTTTGCAGCGGTGTTTCGGTGAAGTAGCGCAGGCCTTGCTGTGCTTCACCGGTTAAGCGACCCGCGACATGCAGATGAGTGGTATCGCCCTCTGGGCGCAGTTTTACCCGAGCTGAACGAGGTACAAACTGTCCTCCCAGGGTTTTACCGCGATCAATCCAGATATCCAGCTCCGGCGCGTTCATCATCAAACGGGCATTCAGGTCTGTCACTGCCGGCCAGTCTTGCAGGTATTGCAGTTCGCCATCGGTGACATCCAGATACAACTGAATACTGTTACTGCTTTCCGGACGGTCTTTCCCGAGACGACCGTTCAGAGCAAAGACTCCATTGTTGAAGTGTCCGGCAACAATACTGTTGTTAATCCAGTCTCGAATTGAGTCGTCTAACAGGCTCGGTACCAGGTCTTGTTTCAGAGAATCCGGAGCCGATTTAAAGCTCACCAGAACACTGGTGTTGGCTTCAACATCACTGTTTCTTGCCGGAATACGAAGTCCCACATTGGCACTGAGTGGGACGCCTTTTAATTCAGCTTTAAGATCGCTGACCTGTAAGCGGTAGTGGTCTTTCCGGATCTGCCAATAAAACGTACCGCGGGTTTGGTTCAGCTGCCAGTGCTCGTCATAGATGTCTTTCAGATGGATGCCAAAGGCATCATCTTTCAGTGTCAGCTTGCCAGCGTAAGGGTTCAGACTCAGTTCACCACTGATGTTACTGAATGCCGGAATGCCAATGTAACTGTTGCTGCTGGCTTCTTCGATATCAGTACTGAGATTCAGTTGCAGCTCGCGGTTATCCGCAGGCGGAATCAGAGAAACACGCAAGTTATTGGCGTGGCCTGTCAGATTAAGGTGGGTAATGTACTTGAGGTACGGCTCTGGCAGCAGGGCATGATCGGTGATTATGTTGGCAGTGCTGGCCAGATTGATTCGCGGTATACCCAACTGCCAACCTTTACGATCATCCAGATTGATGGCGCTGACGGACATTTGTTCCAGTGGCAGGGGTTGTTCAAACTCAGGCACGACACGCATATGCCAGTCGTCTTTATTGCGTTGTGCCCGCATGCTGATAGTGCCGTTGGACAACACCAATGGTTGTTTTGGTGTTTTAAGGCGCAGTGAGGGAACAGTCAGGTTGGCGTACAGGCTACTCAGCCCACCATTCTGTAGCGTCGCCCAACCCTGAATACCAGCCGTGAACGACTGCAGCTGATAGTTTTCCGCCAGACTATTGGGTACCCAGCGCATCCAATCCTGATTGTCGACCGACAAATACAACTCGCCACTCTGATCTTTCCATGGCCACAGTTGTCCTTGTATTCGACCTTTCACCTGAATTTCAGTCAGTTCGTTCAGACCCCAGGCAACGGTACCTTCAAGTGCATGACTGTCTGCGCGGTTGCGCCACACCAGTTGTGCTATCTCCAGTTGATCGTTGTAGTCGTCGCTCTCACTGGTGATCCGCCAGTCGCTGAATACGATGGATTGCTGCAATTCCAGTAAGGTCAACCATAACGGCCGCTCAGAACGATTCTTTGATTCGTCCGGCGTATCATCGGCTACCTCATCGCTGCTTTTATTGTTGAGCTGAGACAGATCCAACTGCCAGCCTTCGGCCACGATAAAGCGATGATCCGGCAGCTCTTTGACATGGCCACGGACATCGGAAATTTCGATACGTTTGAAAACAGGTAGCTGGTAAAAAGCGGTTGCAGAGACATCCAGTTCGGCTTCAACCTGACCAATGCGCAAGCCGCTTTGTTCTTCGCCGAGAATAATATTCTGAAATCTCACGACGGGAGCAAGAATGTGCCAGTCACCCTGAAGCTCGCCGATGATTACCGGTTGCCCCAGCGCGGCTGAAAGTTGTTGCTCGATATCCGGGCGCAGGGTTTCAATCAGTGGAATCAGCTGGCGACCCAAGCTGGCGTAGAGCGCCAGGGACACGGTGGCAACCACCAGCGTGATCCATATTTGAGTCCAGAGTTGAGAAAGCCAGCGCAAAAGATTGCCTTTGAATAATCAGTAACAACGATTATTGCAGAACAATATCGTACTGATCTTGAGTATACAGGCTTTCTACCTGCAATTTTATGGCTTTGCCAATAAAGGCTTCGAGGTCTGCAAGTCCGTCTGAGTCTTCATCCAGCAGGCGATCAACCACTTGCTGACTGGCCAGAACCAGATAAGTACCTGCTTCATAAGCACGTTCTTCACGCAGGATTTCACGGAAGATTTCGTAGCAAATCGTTTCAGCGGTTTTCACTGAACCGCGCCCGTCGCAGGCGGAGCAGGGTTCCATCAGCATATGCTCAAGGCTTTCACGAGTGCGCTTGCGGGTCATTTCGACCAGACCCAGCTCAGATACACCGCTGATTTTGGTTTTAGCGTGATCTTTTTCCAGGACTTTTTCCAGCATGCGCAGCACCTGGCGCTGGTGTTCGGTGTCGACCATATCGATAAAGTCGAGGATGATAATGCCGCCAAGATTGCGCAACCGTACCTGGCGGCCAATGGCGTTGGCGGCTTCCAGATTGGTTTTAAAGATGGTCTCTTCAAGATTGCGGCGGCCAACAAAACCACCGGTATTAACGTCGATGGTGGTCATCGCTTCAGTCTGATCGATCACCAGATAGCCGCCGGATTTCAGTGTTACTTTGCGTTCCAGTGCTCGCTGAATTTCATCTTCTACGCTGTTTAGTTCGAAGATCGGGCGAGGGCCTGGATAGTACTCCAGTTTCTCTTCAATCTCTGGCATGTATTGCTCAGTGAAGGTCGCCATTTTTTGTGAAGTTTCACGCGAGTCGATCAGGATCTTGTCGATTTCCGGCCGCACAAAGTCGCGCAGAGAACGTTGCGATAATGGCAGCTCATCATAAATCTGAGTGGGCGGATTAAATTCTTTGATGCGTTCTTCCAATTTACGCCACAAGCGGCGCAGGTACCGTGTATCTGCCAGGATCTCATCCTCACCAACACCGTCAGCAGCGGTACGCAGAATAAAGCCCGCTTCACCAGTCAGACCTTCCTCTTCCATGCATTTGTTAACCAGCACCTTGAGGCGATCACGCTCTTCGTCGTCCTCGATGCGCTGGGAAACACCAACGTGGTCTGCGCCCGGCATATACACCAGATAGCGTGATGGAATCGCCAGCTGTGTGGTCAGGCGAGCGCCCTTGGTACCAATCGGATCTTTGGTCACCTGCACTACCAGAGACTGGCCCTGATGAACTAACTGGTTGATTGGGGTATTGGCATTGGATTGGTTGTTGTCACCATCACCAATTTCCGCTGCATGAATAAACGCCGCACGCTCCAGACCAATATCCACAAACGCCGCCTGCATACCGGGCAATACCCGCACCACTTTGCCCTTGTAGATATTACCAACGATGCCACGATGATTGGCACGCTCGATAACGATTTCCTGCAATACACCATTTTCAACCACAGCCACCCGGGTTTCGGTTGGTGTGACGTTCATCAGAATTTCTGCATTCATGGATTAACCCTGCTGATCACCGGACCAGACTTCAATGTTAAAAGATTTTAACAGGGCGGCGGTTTCCGTTAATGGTAACCCCACCACATTACTGTAGCTGCCGCTGATCTTATCGACCAGAATCGCCCCTTTACCCTGAATACCATATGAACCAGCTTTATCCATGGGTTCGCCTGTGGCGATATAAGCGTCGATTTCATCATCGCTGAGTGGACGGAAACACACGTCGGTCGTCACGCTGATGATGCTTTGTTTTTGCTGGCTGACCACTGCCACTGCGGTAAAAACCTGATGTGAGTTACCGGATAAACGTTGCAACATACGCTTGGCATCGGCTGTGTCTTCAGGTTTAGTCAGGATTTCGTTGTTAATAATGACACTGGTATCAGAACCCAGAACAACCGCACGGCTGGCATCGTTGTTGTCACCGTCAGCACGAATAGCGGCCAGAGACGTAACGGCTTTTTCCCGTGCCAATCGTTCAACGTAGGATTGGGCGCCTTCGCCAGGCTTAGGTGTTTCATCAATATCCACCGGAGCCAGTTCAAACTGAACGCCAATCTGGGTTAATAATTCACGTCGGCGCGGGGAAGCCGATGCCAGATAAAACATGTGCCTTCCTTATTGTTGACGGGTTTTGCGCATGGCGATGGATACCAGAGCATAGACCCATGGCCACATCAACGCGGAGGTAAATGCGGGCGTCCAGATATCAACGGGGCGGGTTTCATCGGTCAATGCTGACAACGCCCAGAAACTCAGGACCTGCTGTAAAGTAACCAGCAGAAATACCACGGCCATTTGTTGGGCAAAATTAAAAATCGATACCCGCTTATACAGACGTTGCAGTAAATAGATATGAACGGTGAGTGTCAGCATATGCAGCCCGAGAAATGAGCCCTTTTCAGCATCAAGCATCAAGCCTAGCGGAATTGCTAACCACAGGCCGAACAGATTAGGCGCACGTAGCACCAGAATGGTAACCGCCAGCACCAGCCAGGCTGGTTGTAGCCAGGATAAGATATCTGGCATTGGCAGGTGCTCGAGTACAAATGCAAAAAATAACGTGGTGGCAATTACCAGCCATTGTCGAATATTCATAACAGGCTCTTATTTCTCATTCCATAAGGATTCAGCCGGTACCTGGCCGGATCCTTGTTGGAATACCAGCAGCAGGTGCCGACTGCGATCCAGGTGAGCGCTGGGCTTAGCGGTTACCGTGGCAAATGATTTGCCTGAGATGTTTTCGACCGAGGTGACGGAGGCAACCGGATAACCTTTCGGATAACGACCACCCAGCCCCGAGCTGACCAACAAATCACCGACCTCAATATCGGCCGTGTTGGGTACGTAAATCAGTTCCAGCACATCGAGGCTACCCGTACCGGCAGCGATCGCACGCACGCCGTTTCGATTCACCTGCACCGGGATAGCGTGGTTCGGGTCGGCAATCATTAATACCCGACTGCTGCGTGGCAGTACATCGATGACCTGACCCAATAAACCAAACGCGTCCAGCACCGGCTGACCAATAAATACGCCGTCTTGAACACCTTTATCAATCAGGATTTGTTGAGAAAACGGATCGGGGTCGACGGCGGTCAGGGAGGTCACCAGTATGCGGTCATCCACCTGTTCGGAAGCTGACAGCAGCTCGCGCAGTTCGATATTCTCGGCTTCCAGCGACGCCAGTCGTTGTGCTTTAGTCTCCAGGATCAGATTACGGGCAGTGAGTTTTTTGTTTTGGTTGAGTAACTCTTGATGGGTAGCGGCCGACTCGCCGAACCAGTTCGCCATTGTGGCTGGAATAGCGGCCACTTTTTGCGGTGGCAAAATCAGGTAACCGCTGGCCTGGCGCAACGGTTGCAGCCAGGGCGCGTGGCTGTCTAACCAGATCAGTGCCATCGCAAGCACAACAATCATGGCCACTTTTTGCCCTTGTTGCCGGGGGATCTGAAACTGAGATTTGATGATGTTTTCCTTACCGTCAGCGATGTCCAGAACAACGAATGAAGCTGACGCTGCTAAATGTAAAGACCTTACTATACCGACTCGCTGATAGGCTGTTAACCGTCATTATGAGAAGTGTTTATGCCTTTGAGCAATTCCTGATAGCCAGCGCGGAAATCGGGGTATTTAAAGTGGTAGCCACTGTCGAGTAAGCGCTGATTATTGCATCGTTTGCTGCCGGCGAAACGACCCATACTGAGATCGGTAAGTTCTACATCCAGCTGCTGAGCCAACCACTGCGTCACATCGTGCAGGCTGACCGGTAAACAATCACTGGCGAGATAAAGAGTATCGAGGGCCTTGCCAGCCATTTTTAATTGAATCAGATGCGCTAATACACCGGCACAATCATCCCGGTGAATGCGGTTGCTGTAGCTCAGTGGCTGTTGTGGTGCGCCTTTGCCGCTGCGGACATTTTCCAGTAAACGATTACGACCCGGGCCATAGATTCCGGAAAAGCGAACGGCGGAGGAGGAAATACCGTGGTTTTCCAGTCGTTGTTCGGCTTCCAGCATTATGGCGCCACTAAAACGCTTGGGTTCCGTGGTGGAGGTTTCATCGACCCAGCAGTGATCGGCTTGATGATAGACCCCGGTGCTCGAGGTGAAGAAAATATGTTGTGGCGCTTGTGGCCAGTAATCGATGGCTGTCAGCGTGTTGTTTAAACCATCGATATAGGCGCTGCGGTAACCGGCCTCGTCGTGTTGAGTGGCGGCAGCGCTGTAAATCACAAAATCAGCGGGTTGCTGTTTTATAATTCCGATAAAAGTACTTGTTTCGGTAAAGTCGGCACTGATGCGGGTAAAAGACTCTGGTAATTTATCGCCATTACGGCGTACACCAATGATTTCGATGTCTTGATTATGAGCGCTCAGTAATTGTTTACCCAATTCGCTGCCGACATCTCCACAACCAATAATTAATACCCGAATTGCCATTAAACTTCCCTTAATGCGGTACTGAACCGGAACATCAGACATAAAAAACGGAGCATAAAAGCTCCGCCTTTTTAAGCAATCGATTGTACGTTTATTTACGCCATCGATCAGAAGCTGACATTGAGGGTTAATCCATCGCTGCCATTTCCAGCTGTTGTTCGCTGGCGGTTTCCAGGAATTTACCGCCGCCACGAGCAACACACGTCAGCGGATCTTCCGCGACCAGCACTGGTAAGCCGGTTTCTTCACTCAGCAGTTTGTCCAAGTCGCGCAACAAGGCACCACCCCCGGTTAATACCATGCCCCGTTCAGCAACGTCGGAAGCCAGTTCGGGTGGCGATTGCTCCAATGCGCCTTTTACCGCCTGAACGATGGCTGCCAGAGATTCTTGCAGAGCTTCCAGAATTTCATTGGAGTTCAGTGTGAAGCTGCGTGGAATACCTTCTGCCAGGTTACGGCCGCGTACATCAATTTCGCGCACTTCGCCGCCTGGGTAAGCGGTACCGATTTCCTGTTTAATGCGCTCCGCTGTGGCCTCGCCAATCAGGCTGCCGTAGTTACGGCGGATATAAGCCACGATGGCTTCGTCGAAACGGTCACCACCGACTTTAACAGACTCTGCGTAAACTACGCCGCTCAGCGAGATAATGGCAATTTCGGTGGTACCGCCACCGATATCAACCACCATTGAACCACGTGCTTCGTCCACTGGCAGACCAGCACCGATGGCCGCCGCCATTGGTTCGTAAATCAGATAAGCACGAGAGGCGCCTGCCCCCATCACCGAATCAATAATCGCGCGACGCTC contains:
- a CDS encoding carbon-nitrogen hydrolase family protein, producing MTDSLPKVAAIQINSGDDVDANLNQVEALLAQAQQQGVQLALIPEMFATLDGKQYRTIADDEALYQRIANWGNQYNLWLIAGAYPQPSPDGDPRVSSACLVFDNHGDLKARYNKIHLFDVDVGDAHGSYRESDHFAPGNQVVVVDTPVGKVGLAICYDLRFPQLFMQMRAKGAEIFTLPAAFTHKTGEAHWQSLLRARAIEQQCYVIAANQCGWHDPLDQPQQRQTWGHSQIIDPWGSVLTELEEQPGLAIATIDKHQIQQLRQTMPVFEHRRFTPKD
- a CDS encoding TIGR02099 family protein, with protein sequence MRWLSQLWTQIWITLVVATVSLALYASLGRQLIPLIETLRPDIEQQLSAALGQPVIIGELQGDWHILAPVVRFQNIILGEEQSGLRIGQVEAELDVSATAFYQLPVFKRIEISDVRGHVKELPDHRFIVAEGWQLDLSQLNNKSSDEVADDTPDESKNRSERPLWLTLLELQQSIVFSDWRITSESDDYNDQLEIAQLVWRNRADSHALEGTVAWGLNELTEIQVKGRIQGQLWPWKDQSGELYLSVDNQDWMRWVPNSLAENYQLQSFTAGIQGWATLQNGGLSSLYANLTVPSLRLKTPKQPLVLSNGTISMRAQRNKDDWHMRVVPEFEQPLPLEQMSVSAINLDDRKGWQLGIPRINLASTANIITDHALLPEPYLKYITHLNLTGHANNLRVSLIPPADNRELQLNLSTDIEEASSNSYIGIPAFSNISGELSLNPYAGKLTLKDDAFGIHLKDIYDEHWQLNQTRGTFYWQIRKDHYRLQVSDLKAELKGVPLSANVGLRIPARNSDVEANTSVLVSFKSAPDSLKQDLVPSLLDDSIRDWINNSIVAGHFNNGVFALNGRLGKDRPESSNSIQLYLDVTDGELQYLQDWPAVTDLNARLMMNAPELDIWIDRGKTLGGQFVPRSARVKLRPEGDTTHLHVAGRLTGEAQQGLRYFTETPLQKVVKNAFDQWQADGGLDVSMVLDMPLGEEGSEPNINLDAHFTDANLYLGELKLQLEKLNGILNFNSQHGITANQISGSVFGGDFTAGIESDAYADGFDMMLLAEGDAQWQPFKQWLPLLLLDPLNGKLNYQAALSMKSKQHGGIEFSLNTDLVGSVINLPDPVGKTAEQHRPLSLKIVPGNETRINMNYDGLLKAALALDEDGIDRGQVYLGGHDPFLPSDKGVSVRGKIDSEIEAREWWATWQHLRRILNTQEAAENADSMAFDTADKATSNQQQSPASHHLLRKIELQIASVDSWGVPMGPVTIDASQQWNEWQLNLTSDLTKGQITLKADDQPIDMQLDYIHMPFSDDDAESNAEGDIEQSDPLQALDPRDFPPMDMQLKEFYLGSRNLGSWKVSSRPASDGLHISLHESNMKGMNIDGDVYWRKQGELHSTHLDTLQIRSKNIGKVLRDFRQKDIVNADKMKSAVKLHWQGSPMNFNLETLNGLTSLRLEKGTVNAEGTDALKAFGALNFNSISRRLQLDFSDLYQSGLAFDVMKAKTRINDGVLTLTEPLSLEGPGGKFLMSGNTNLMSHQLDMKLAVTFPVTGTLPMVAVLAGLAPPVAAAIYVSEKLVGDELERFTSASYTVKGSWEEPDLKIDKAFNNEVEGKETRSFKDRILSIFGLDDD
- the rng gene encoding ribonuclease G; its protein translation is MNAEILMNVTPTETRVAVVENGVLQEIVIERANHRGIVGNIYKGKVVRVLPGMQAAFVDIGLERAAFIHAAEIGDGDNNQSNANTPINQLVHQGQSLVVQVTKDPIGTKGARLTTQLAIPSRYLVYMPGADHVGVSQRIEDDEERDRLKVLVNKCMEEEGLTGEAGFILRTAADGVGEDEILADTRYLRRLWRKLEERIKEFNPPTQIYDELPLSQRSLRDFVRPEIDKILIDSRETSQKMATFTEQYMPEIEEKLEYYPGPRPIFELNSVEDEIQRALERKVTLKSGGYLVIDQTEAMTTIDVNTGGFVGRRNLEETIFKTNLEAANAIGRQVRLRNLGGIIILDFIDMVDTEHQRQVLRMLEKVLEKDHAKTKISGVSELGLVEMTRKRTRESLEHMLMEPCSACDGRGSVKTAETICYEIFREILREERAYEAGTYLVLASQQVVDRLLDEDSDGLADLEAFIGKAIKLQVESLYTQDQYDIVLQ
- a CDS encoding Maf-like protein — encoded protein: MFYLASASPRRRELLTQIGVQFELAPVDIDETPKPGEGAQSYVERLAREKAVTSLAAIRADGDNNDASRAVVLGSDTSVIINNEILTKPEDTADAKRMLQRLSGNSHQVFTAVAVVSQQKQSIISVTTDVCFRPLSDDEIDAYIATGEPMDKAGSYGIQGKGAILVDKISGSYSNVVGLPLTETAALLKSFNIEVWSGDQQG
- the mreD gene encoding rod shape-determining protein MreD, which encodes MNIRQWLVIATTLFFAFVLEHLPMPDILSWLQPAWLVLAVTILVLRAPNLFGLWLAIPLGLMLDAEKGSFLGLHMLTLTVHIYLLQRLYKRVSIFNFAQQMAVVFLLVTLQQVLSFWALSALTDETRPVDIWTPAFTSALMWPWVYALVSIAMRKTRQQ
- the mreC gene encoding rod shape-determining protein MreC, producing the protein MIVVLAMALIWLDSHAPWLQPLRQASGYLILPPQKVAAIPATMANWFGESAATHQELLNQNKKLTARNLILETKAQRLASLEAENIELRELLSASEQVDDRILVTSLTAVDPDPFSQQILIDKGVQDGVFIGQPVLDAFGLLGQVIDVLPRSSRVLMIADPNHAIPVQVNRNGVRAIAAGTGSLDVLELIYVPNTADIEVGDLLVSSGLGGRYPKGYPVASVTSVENISGKSFATVTAKPSAHLDRSRHLLLVFQQGSGQVPAESLWNEK
- a CDS encoding SDR family oxidoreductase, translated to MSDVPVQYRIKGSLMAIRVLIIGCGDVGSELGKQLLSAHNQDIEIIGVRRNGDKLPESFTRISADFTETSTFIGIIKQQPADFVIYSAAATQHDEAGYRSAYIDGLNNTLTAIDYWPQAPQHIFFTSSTGVYHQADHCWVDETSTTEPKRFSGAIMLEAEQRLENHGISSSAVRFSGIYGPGRNRLLENVRSGKGAPQQPLSYSNRIHRDDCAGVLAHLIQLKMAGKALDTLYLASDCLPVSLHDVTQWLAQQLDVELTDLSMGRFAGSKRCNNQRLLDSGYHFKYPDFRAGYQELLKGINTSHNDG
- a CDS encoding rod shape-determining protein, yielding MFKKLRSMFSSDLSIDLGTANTLIYMRDQGIVLNEPSVVAIRMQGHAKSVAAVGAEAKRMLGRTPGNIQAIRPMKDGVIADFEVTEKMLQYFIKKVHESSFLPPSPRVVVCVPYQATKVERRAIIDSVMGAGASRAYLIYEPMAAAIGAGLPVDEARGSMVVDIGGGTTEIAIISLSGVVYAESVKVGGDRFDEAIVAYIRRNYGSLIGEATAERIKQEIGTAYPGGEVREIDVRGRNLAEGIPRSFTLNSNEILEALQESLAAIVQAVKGALEQSPPELASDVAERGMVLTGGGALLRDLDKLLSEETGLPVLVAEDPLTCVARGGGKFLETASEQQLEMAAMD